A stretch of the Methanobacterium veterum genome encodes the following:
- a CDS encoding radical SAM protein, whose protein sequence is MVIKNPRKVDLRFASCYPNLYKAAMSSLGFHIIYDFLNSREDVYCERVVYPYVESLESNTKLADFDIISFSLQYEQDYFNVLKMLDNAGIKARKENRNKDDPFIIAGGPCASSNPLPMSKFIDLFIIGEAEVILDEVLDLYMELDDPRKEIEAFLDIKGVYVPDNPVKMAIVENMDNACHPVRQIVPQTDDKKFIPAFGDAFLLGVSRGCTRGCRFCMAGCLYRPRRETSLKKLFKTAEKGKKATGFNKIALIGADVSGYSKLEELCEGLLEMGFKITSPSMRIESLTDTLIDILQRSGLKTITIAPESTWGLRKVLNKPILDQAIYNVVKRAFKRNMNVKLYFLTGLPTETMEDVAEMVEFIKSIRKMSKKKNAVRISVNPFIPKPHTPFQWESFDFNDLSVKFEYLNKNLKNVHLKVENLEGAFIQHILSIGDEKMGDMIEKTYKRKLKFKEWANIDFKLGLEDELPWKNISAGVSSEFLKKEYQKALNKNITPWCEAFGCYGCGACSK, encoded by the coding sequence GTGGTAATAAAGAATCCAAGAAAAGTGGACTTACGATTTGCATCATGTTACCCTAATTTATATAAGGCTGCGATGTCCTCACTTGGTTTTCATATTATATATGACTTCCTAAATTCTAGAGAAGATGTTTACTGTGAAAGGGTAGTTTATCCATATGTTGAGAGTTTAGAATCAAATACAAAACTCGCTGATTTTGATATTATTAGTTTTTCACTTCAATATGAACAGGATTATTTCAATGTACTTAAAATGCTGGATAATGCGGGAATTAAGGCCCGTAAAGAAAATAGAAATAAAGATGATCCTTTTATAATTGCAGGTGGGCCGTGTGCAAGTTCAAATCCTCTTCCCATGAGTAAATTCATTGATCTTTTTATTATAGGGGAAGCAGAGGTTATTTTAGATGAAGTGCTGGATCTTTATATGGAACTTGATGATCCGCGAAAAGAAATTGAGGCTTTTTTAGATATAAAAGGAGTTTATGTACCTGATAACCCTGTAAAAATGGCCATTGTGGAGAATATGGACAATGCATGTCATCCAGTAAGACAAATTGTTCCTCAAACTGATGATAAAAAATTTATACCTGCCTTTGGAGATGCATTTCTCCTGGGAGTGTCACGGGGATGTACAAGGGGCTGTAGATTCTGTATGGCAGGATGTCTTTACAGGCCCAGGCGAGAAACATCTCTTAAAAAGCTTTTTAAAACAGCTGAGAAAGGTAAGAAGGCTACTGGGTTTAATAAAATAGCACTTATAGGGGCAGATGTTTCGGGATATTCTAAACTAGAAGAACTTTGTGAGGGCCTGCTTGAGATGGGATTTAAAATTACAAGTCCATCCATGAGGATAGAATCACTCACCGATACTTTAATAGATATTCTGCAGAGAAGCGGGCTTAAAACCATAACAATAGCTCCAGAGTCTACATGGGGTCTTCGAAAAGTTTTAAATAAACCAATACTTGATCAGGCGATTTACAATGTTGTAAAAAGAGCTTTTAAAAGGAATATGAATGTTAAACTCTATTTTTTAACTGGTTTGCCCACTGAAACCATGGAAGATGTGGCAGAAATGGTTGAATTTATAAAAAGCATACGTAAAATGAGCAAAAAGAAGAATGCAGTTAGAATAAGTGTAAATCCATTTATTCCTAAGCCGCATACTCCATTTCAATGGGAAAGCTTTGATTTCAATGATCTGAGTGTTAAATTTGAATATTTAAATAAAAACCTCAAAAATGTCCATTTAAAGGTTGAGAATTTGGAAGGTGCTTTTATACAGCATATCCTGTCTATCGGCGATGAGAAAATGGGGGATATGATTGAAAAGACCTATAAACGAAAATTGAAGTTTAAAGAATGGGCAAATATTGACTTTAAACTTGGTCTTGAAGATGAATTACCCTGGAAAAATATAAGTGCGGGTGTTAGCTCAGAATTTTTAAAGAAAGAATATCAGAAAGCATTAAATAAAAATATAACTCCGTGGTGTGAGGCATTCGGATGTTATGGGTGTGGGGCTTGTTCTAAATAA
- a CDS encoding succinylglutamate desuccinylase/aspartoacylase family protein yields MRRCVIIKQKQIIAVLLVLCTTLLLGASEINVTEAYNHSENLKSYASVQASQSTSTVKMKVIISGTGGTVTNNYYIKKNIPKSQLTSQIVALSKKGTPIIRVGNGSGPKVMIVAGVHGNELPSQISALKLVNYLKGKSIKGTIYIVPFVVPSNTAKGVRYWKGKNLNRVTNIAGTPTNKILKLAKRLNISVLGDFHSTKPGGDPGKMAVFSSKHPTYKSYIIAKYISKRTGSTTLTYNLSGVEYCGALEDTTNLAGIPAVTCEVVSPHGTVKSGSVTKSYNQMIALLKYKKII; encoded by the coding sequence ATGCGGAGATGTGTTATAATTAAACAAAAACAAATAATTGCAGTTTTATTAGTTCTTTGTACCACATTACTGCTTGGTGCAAGTGAAATAAATGTAACTGAAGCGTATAATCATTCCGAAAATTTAAAAAGTTATGCTTCTGTTCAAGCATCCCAGTCGACATCAACGGTTAAAATGAAAGTCATTATCAGCGGAACTGGTGGAACTGTTACAAATAATTATTATATAAAAAAGAACATTCCTAAAAGTCAGTTAACCAGCCAAATAGTAGCTTTATCCAAAAAAGGCACTCCTATAATTAGAGTTGGCAATGGAAGCGGTCCAAAAGTTATGATTGTGGCAGGTGTTCATGGAAATGAGCTTCCAAGCCAAATATCAGCTTTAAAGCTTGTAAACTATTTAAAAGGCAAGTCAATTAAGGGAACTATTTATATAGTACCGTTTGTTGTTCCATCTAACACAGCTAAAGGTGTTCGATACTGGAAAGGTAAAAACCTGAATAGAGTAACTAATATTGCAGGTACGCCTACTAACAAGATATTGAAACTGGCTAAACGGCTTAATATTAGTGTACTTGGAGATTTTCATTCTACTAAGCCCGGCGGCGATCCTGGTAAAATGGCTGTTTTTTCTTCAAAACATCCTACCTACAAAAGTTATATTATTGCCAAATATATTAGCAAGAGGACAGGGTCAACAACGCTTACATATAATTTATCTGGTGTAGAATATTGTGGAGCACTGGAAGATACTACTAATCTAGCAGGAATTCCGGCAGTGACATGTGAAGTAGTGTCTCCTCACGGCACTGTGAAATCTGGAAGCGTTACAAAGTCTTATAATCAAATGATAGCTCTTTTAAAATACAAAAAAATAATTTAA
- a CDS encoding phosphopantetheine adenylyltransferase, with protein MKYKNVAVGGTFDHFHRGHEKLLNKAFEIGNYIMVGVTSNEFGGKKGNIEPCSKRMFELEEFLQKFNSRYTLKRLEEPYGPTVHDPEIDAIVVSKETEPVAHKINEIRDEKGIKPLKIFVIGWVLAEDGKPISSTRIRNGEIDRNGKVLK; from the coding sequence ATGAAATACAAAAACGTAGCCGTAGGGGGCACATTTGATCATTTTCACAGGGGCCATGAGAAATTGCTCAATAAAGCATTTGAGATTGGCAATTATATAATGGTTGGAGTTACATCCAACGAATTTGGAGGGAAAAAAGGCAATATTGAACCCTGCTCAAAAAGGATGTTTGAATTAGAGGAATTTTTACAGAAATTTAATTCAAGATATACTCTCAAAAGACTGGAAGAACCTTATGGTCCAACTGTCCATGACCCGGAAATAGATGCAATAGTCGTTAGTAAAGAAACAGAGCCTGTTGCACATAAAATCAATGAAATACGGGATGAAAAAGGAATAAAACCTCTCAAGATTTTTGTTATTGGTTGGGTACTTGCAGAAGACGGGAAACCAATTTCTTCAACCAGAATAAGAAATGGAGAAATAGACAGGAACGGCAAAGTTCTTAAATAG